aaaactgccatttacagaagactttaaacacagtacagtgatgaggtTTATTACCCTGTGATTAAATGTCTTTACTACACAGCCTGTGTTTCCAATATATGCTCAGAATACTCTGCAACCCTTCCTTAATTCATTTATCCTTTATACTACTTGTActggcctatcccaggagacttaagccACAAAGTGGGTTACACCatgggcagggtgccaatctatcactgCGGATGCACATCTGCGCAGATGTAGAGCCctgagctacacacacacaggcgcaaTTTGAGAATGGCAATTTTTTATCTGCatgttttggactgtgggaggaactcGAGGCAACCCAAAGcagagggagaaaatgcaaaatccatgcacacacacccggggtgggatttgaacctgtaGTCCCGAGCCCTCTATGCTAACcactgaccattttttttttttaataggcaacaaaaaaaaaggttactgaagatgaatgaatgaatacataTATATTAACTGTCAAAATCAACAGTTTTTCCCCTTTGGAATAACAGAACCAAAAATGTCCATTTATTTACTCACTTGATAAtattacctttaaaaaataatagtaataacatGAAAGTTTAGTCAGAAGTCATTTTTGGTTTAAGTCTTCCTTTATTAGTCCTCTCAAAAGATTATAGCTATTACGGATcattgacttttattttgaaatttaaaacaGCCACGGCTGTTTTTTCCGCCTGTGAACCCGGAAGCAAAAGCTCAAATAAACATGCTAAGCTAGCCGCCAcgagaaaagaaaacataaaatgggtcatttacaaacattttaaggCGTGTTTTGTTATAATAATCTGCCTTCATCTTTCTGACACTGGGGTTAGTGCTAAATAAATTAGGTAGGAATTTAGGAGATATGGGGCTagctatctaaaaaaaaaagtccccacGTGAGTAGCAGACAGGTCAAACATAAATGTAACACACATGGAAATACATCAAACCCTTCTGATCCCAGTTTCAGTGAGTTTtagttcttttaattgtgaCAGTAATAAAACACTGTTTCGTGCATGAAAAAGGTCAAGTTAGAATAAAAGCTTTCCTGTTACCTTGACGACCATTTCAAATCTCCaggtttttatctttatttatctttaggTTAGAGTCGATATAAATACTTCTGGTAGTTACTTTCTCATCTTAAAGCCATGATGCACTATACCAGAGTACAGACTCACTCCTTGAAGAGCAGGCTGCTATCCTGACCTGTCTCTCCTGATCTGACTTTTCTGACCTGTCCCTGGTCCACAGTCATGCTCCGGCTCTGTGCCCTGCGCAGTCACAATCACAGACTGTTTTATCATGGCACTGTGTGTCAAGACCATGTTTTGGGGCAGCTCCAAGCCTGCATGGCAGAAGACCAGCTCTTTGACGTGGTAAGCAAGAACAAGGCGAAGCTCTCTGTCAATCATGTGAGCTTTGCTGTGGGACTACTGTGGCAATTTCAAAGGGACAAACCAGAAATTCTGCGGACGGTCAACCGGATTCGGTCTCATCCCCAGTTCCTGACACTTCGAGTCCTGGCTGAAAACAAGATTAGCTTAATGGATGATGCGACGGTGGTGGACATTCTTTATGGTGGACTCAGGTACTTAATGTTACCTATAACACAGCATTGGCTCTTGGTGACTTTACACCAAGACATTTATAGCATTTGgcagaaacctcatctacagcgacttacatttttatgcacatctgATTTACATCTTTAtgcacatctgagcagtttagaattaagggccttgctcagtaACAACTGCCAACAGTaaaaacttggtggttgtggggtttgaaccttccAAATCgtagacacacatacagaaaaaaacggtctttaataacttttttatttaccagTGAATAGCATTTTTATATCTCATCAGTCTTTACACTGTGCcaagataaaagaaaattaaaggcatattgcaaaatatttaaaaacttttaaagctgtttttctgctttgttaatttatcttgttgtttttctgtattGTGATACTCCAGGGTAGCTTTTTTAGTGTTTCTTTgtgacattttttacagtgtttgttcctctttttttctttcccctttaTTCATCAATTGCATATGCAGctcaattcaattacatttcatttatatagcacatttaatgATGATCCTTGTCGCAAAGCATCTTTAAAGAATCAAAAGAATTAGCGACATCTGTATGAAATGCTGAAAATGATTAaatcataatgatcagattgtcctcATGGTGACAAAGAAAACTAATAGAAGGCTGTGTAAGGATAATATGTGTCTGCCTAGTCTATTCATTCAACTCAAACTTTCTCTTTTTCCAGACTTCAGATTGAACCACATGATTCTCTCATCCAGCAGCTGGTCATTGAAGCCTGGAACAGATTAGAAAGGTAGGGGTTGTTTCACAAGTCTGatttttagaactgactgtccACACTGTTATTTGatgttatttgaaaatgatcagatcagatttggCTCTCTTTAAAATGATGGCCCAAATCTGACAATTTGTCAGCCTATCTGCAGTAGTTGTTGTGGCCAGGATGCCGGAGATGTGGGTACATTGTAGCACTTGTATTGTGTGGTGTCAAATGCTAGTGATGTATAAAAACAAGACAGTTAATTATAGAGATAATACATTGGACTGTTCAGATCATATCACAGTCTAGtccttgtgcaaaataacaccAACTCCATCCCGCATGATCATAATGCTTGACGTGATGAGTTTGAAATCAGATTTGAGTGGGTAGTGAATTCAGTCTAAAACACATATTTATGAATCAGATTTGAATCCAAATTTAAATCAACTCTGGATGGGATTGGATTTGGAAAAATCAGTTTTTCTACTTCAGATTACATGAAAACAATCTGATTCCAAACTAATTCCAATCTGGATTATGACAAAAATTGAATTTGTGCTGGCAGTCTAAGCAAGGCCTAAGAGtgtgaaaaatgtataattcattttaaaagagGTTTGTGATACACTGTGTACGTGATGCAGCATCTGAGGTGAGTCTGATTTTACACAGACATAGAAATTGATCAGCAGGTATAAAAATGCCCAATCTGATGGATCAAAATACACTATATTCACGCCTTATTGATAGATATGTGGATCGTAATTTACtgcaatataattttatatagctATATTCTACAGCAGTCTGGCTTTATGTTTCAACCCAATCTTTACCTATTTTGCAGGTTTCCTATGACAACTGTGTCAAAGTTATCTATTTGTTTGAATGACCTGGGGCTGCACCATAGTCCACTGATGGGCCACATCACTGAGATTTTGAAACAGAGACTGGATTCAATAGAAGATGCCAGGTATTATTTCTCTTTGTCCAACAAACATGTCACAAGTCTTTCatacaaaaagaaatcaaataatCTGTATTTCTCAAAACTTTCTCAGAGTGTTAACTACGCTCATGATCAGTGTGTCGTCGCTGCTGTCTGCTGACTTACGGGACGCGCTGATTGAAAAAGCTGAGATTCTGTTGGACGGCATGGACGCATCACAATACAACAATCCCAGGAGGGTAGTCCAATTCCTCAGACACATGAAGTGTGTCCATCGGCCCTTACTGGAAAAGTGCAGCCACATTCTCCTGAAAAGTGTTCCCAGTCTGGATGTGGAGAATCTCAGCATTATAATGACACTGTATCAGTCACTGCCGTTTAGCAACTGGGACTTCAGACAGGCTGCCATGCAGAGGCTGATGGAGCTGATGGACTCATGCACTGACCCAGACTCTTTTACAAAACTTTTTATTGCACTGGGACCCCTGGCAGGGCCAGCAACCAGAGAGAGGTAAAAGCAGAAAGAACAGCCCAGGACATTTAGTGGAAATCTTTGCAATATactaatcataaaataaataaatgaccagCTTGTAATAGTGCTGTCATTGTGGTTAttgcatgtgtactgtatgtgggacCTCTCAATGCATAGTTTCCCAGAAACATGTTGAGGTTAAGGTCAGGGTAACTGCCAGAGAAGGTGTTCAGTGTcattttaacattaatatttGTGCCATAATGCTCTTTATGAAACTTAATCATgaaaaataattctttatttatgtaaGACGTTTCATTTTAGGTCAGAGAAATGTAATCATCCTCATTGTTTCTATGATATATGCGTCCTTGATTTAAACTGACACATTTAGATGCATTGCTGGTTGTAAGCATTTGATAgtgagtgttttttgttttccaacatTTAGTCCATTTGTGTCTCAGGTTGGAACGTACAGCGCTGGTGTTGGCTGATCAGCTAAACGCTCACCAAGCTCTGGTGATTGCTGAGGCACTGGAGGAGATGCAGAGCCGCAACTTTCAACTCATTAATAAGTAAGACTGTCGTCCTCGCTTCTCTTGTCTTTATGGAAAGAAGTAATAAGTGATCCTGTCCTGTGGTCTGTAGCGTAAATCAGTACTGTAAATTTAAAGCCACTGTTATGTTAAGACACCGCTGATTAGGTCATAGATTATGTATTGTGTATGAATTTGTGCTGATTGGATAATTGTGGTCTTTCGTAGGATTGCATCTGTAATGCATAGGAATCTGGAAGTGTATAGACCAGTGGAAATTGCAAAGATCATCCAGGCACTTATTCTACTGCACTGTCAGAGTCCTGAGCTCTACTCCAGACTGAGGAGCATAGTGCTCCGGTGAGTCTCATCCAGGTGTTTTATTGCCATGACAGATGGGAACATTTGTTATTTGCATCTTTTTATTGATTGAGTTTTAAGaggagattttatttattttttcccaatttTGTCAGGTGACCtttagaaatgtaattaaataggacttatcattatttttattattattataatgatgattatgattactattattagtattattattccACATTACCTTAGTGTACTGTATTGATATGTAATATTGAGAATTAATTGTTAGTTGATAGATGGatactaaatgtaaaaaaaagttacactgTTAGGAAcgatttatactaaatacatttcatattttcactGTAATTACTGAATAAGCTTTACaggaaataattaatatataatatattataatgtcCCGCTATATTGTTGATTCATTTGTATCTGATAAAAAATCAGATAACGGACATCAACCcaaccttttaaataaatatttatggagaagaatgaatatttaataactgtgtattttcttttttttcttcttcttctttttttgggcgttttttgtttgtattgatCTAAATGTGTTTACCGGGCAATACTGTCATTATCtgctaatacattttttttcatactcCTTTATGAGCTAGCTGTAACTAACTTAAACTATGAGTGTTTACTGACCAAAGCATCCATCTATATATTTATGAAAGCCCGAAATAAGTGTCTAAGAAATAGAGAAAGGAGACTGTAATTTAAGCTCAATCAGTCAAGTAAATGTAGTGTTCATGGTTTTGCATGAAGTATTTAACCTCATGTTGATTAATCGATTGATTAATTATAAAAACTTGTGTATTAATCCCATCATTATTGTTTGGATTAGTTACTTGCAGACCTGTGTGCACATATACGAGGTGATCATGCTGACCCGTGTGCTCGCCATGCTGCCCTCTGCACGTATCGAGGAGTCGGTCTTCTCTCGCATTGATGCGGTGTTGCCTCAGTGTAGCCTGATAGGACTAAGTTCACTCACGACGGCCGTTGCCAAATGGATGCGAAATGACCCCTCCTACAGCCAGAGCACTCACAGCAGGTACGTGCGTCTGCTGCAGAACCTAAATCGCTGTGCACGTGA
The DNA window shown above is from Clarias gariepinus isolate MV-2021 ecotype Netherlands chromosome 5, CGAR_prim_01v2, whole genome shotgun sequence and carries:
- the fastkd1 gene encoding FAST kinase domain-containing protein 1, mitochondrial yields the protein MLRLCALRSHNHRLFYHGTVCQDHVLGQLQACMAEDQLFDVVSKNKAKLSVNHVSFAVGLLWQFQRDKPEILRTVNRIRSHPQFLTLRVLAENKISLMDDATVVDILYGGLRLQIEPHDSLIQQLVIEAWNRLERFPMTTVSKLSICLNDLGLHHSPLMGHITEILKQRLDSIEDARVLTTLMISVSSLLSADLRDALIEKAEILLDGMDASQYNNPRRVVQFLRHMKCVHRPLLEKCSHILLKSVPSLDVENLSIIMTLYQSLPFSNWDFRQAAMQRLMELMDSCTDPDSFTKLFIALGPLAGPATRERLERTALVLADQLNAHQALVIAEALEEMQSRNFQLINKIASVMHRNLEVYRPVEIAKIIQALILLHCQSPELYSRLRSIVLRYLQTCVHIYEVIMLTRVLAMLPSARIEESVFSRIDAVLPQCSLIGLSSLTTAVAKWMRNDPSYSQSTHSRYVRLLQNLNRCARDRVHKAKRLNQLMEELKFMSGEWFEEMMLEETIVVLQELADQLTWINLLDLVLFLTRTTYRSAPLLDQIANVALENTHKIHYSAVYVTLLPFAVLNYDSPKVDELFDAYIQQFTPKISSFDPHMLVLLAYVLALTNRFPEPLIREIFKVDFLAKLDAQLETFSSTQNMRVRSRLMQLNRAVCLECPEFQVPWFHEHYCMQLHRRDHNSVNVAQQQIHRMLGEVLGGINYVRVAVLTPYFYNVDFECVLDRNQQAVPYSKLSELQINEDGKVQWDSGSEKERTELPPGAKRIALDFLNSKSFCKNSQHIKGDVLMRKRHLEILGYHVLQIPHFEWNSMELSTPDAWKEYLKKRLFTELAP